From the genome of Chanos chanos chromosome 5, fChaCha1.1, whole genome shotgun sequence, one region includes:
- the LOC115812518 gene encoding cytosolic 5'-nucleotidase 3-like, producing MVCSDAYVCYTVCSSNPKKKIFHIPWIYVPVRNALAIWHQLTKYEISELAKPTVSIRERGRVEEIIRNMHRAGPGALQVISDFDMTLTRFAHNGVRCPTTHNILHNSTLISEDCKTKMANLLSTYYPIEIDDSMSVEEKLPLMVEWWTCAHDLLVKQKIKKDELAQAVRESDAMLREGYDVFFHTLKQHLIPLLIFSAGVGDILEEVIRHNGVFHPNVRVISNYMDFDERGVCQAFKGQLIHTFNKREGAMLNHDQFRELQDRPNVLLLGDSLGDLTMADGVTNAQNVLRIGYLNDKVEDRREAYVSSFDIVLEKDESLDVPNAILTYITEGK from the exons ATGGTTTGCTCTGATGCATATGTGTGCTACACCGTTTGCAGCTCAAACCCAAAGAAGAAG ATTTTCCATATTCCTTGGATCTATGTTCCTGTCCGGAATGCCCTAGCAATTTGGCATCAGCTTACAAAATATGAG ATTTCTGAGCTGGCTAAACCCACAGTCAGCATAAGGGAGAGAGGGCGAGTAGAAGAGATCATTCGCAACATGCACCGAGCTGGACCTGGTGCATTACAG GTGATCTCTGATTTTGACATGACCCTAACAAGGTTTGCACACAATGGGGTACGCTGTCCTACCACGCACA ATATCTTGCACAACAGTACTCTCATTAGTGAAGACTGTAAGACCAAG ATGGCAAACTTGTTGAGTACGTATTACCCCATAGAGATTGACGACTCGATGTCTGTGGAGGAGAAACTGCCCCTGATGGTTGAATG gtggaCTTGTGCCCATGATCTGCTGGTCAAGCAGAAGATTAAGAAGGACGAGCTGGCTCAGGCAGTGAGGGAGTCAGATGCCAtgctgag GGAAGGCTATGACGTCTTCTTCCACACCCTGAAACAGCACCTCATCCCACTGCTCATCTTCTCTGCCGGGGTGGGTGACATCctagaggaggtcatcagacaCAACGGTGTCTTTCACCCAAACGTCCGAGTCATCTCCAACTACATGGACTTTGACGAGAGG gGTGTTTGTCAGGCATTCAAAGGGCAATTAATCCACACCTTTAATAAAAGGGAAGGGGCAATGCTGAACCATGATCAGTTTCGGGAGCTGCAGGACCGGCCTAATGTACTGTTGCTAGGAGACTCGCTTGGTGACCTCACGATGGCTGACGGGGTGACAAACGCACAAAACGTCCTTCGCATTGGATACCTCAACGACAAG GtggaggacaggagagaagcCTACGTCAGCTCCTTTGACATTGTGCTTGAGAAGGATGAATCTCTGGACGTGCCCAACGCTATTCTCACTTACATCACTGAGGGGAAATGA
- the fkbp10b gene encoding peptidyl-prolyl cis-trans isomerase FKBP9: MLPRFIVTIFIAISSYVDCNPGPIDDVVVERYSVPKICAREVKNGDFVRYHYNGTFTNGTQFDSSYERGTAFSGPVGQGRQIAGVDKGIVGTCINEHRRLTVPPHLAYGSQGAGETIPPDTTLVFDLVLLDIWNMADRVQTRTLNRPQDCKRAVKRSDFVRYHFNGTLLDGTIFDSSYERSQTQDSLVGEGWLVKGLDEGLLGMCVGEQRNIVIPPFLAYGEKGFGSEIPPHATLVYDILLEDLHNPKDDITVELQDVPEPCARKSVPGDFIRYHYNGTFLNGVTFDTSYQRNHTYNTYIGLGYVIPGMDKALQGVCVGERRRVIVPPHLAYGQQGVGKDIPGSAVLVFDIHVIDFHNPKDPVQVQITHKPEQCNETSAIHDIIQYHYNCSLLDGSRLFTSRVYGGPQETVLGADKVIDGLDEGLRGMCVGEKRTVIVPPHLGHGEKGAGDVPGSAVLHFELELLSLQKGIPEGYLFVWLEDSPAELFQAMDLNQDKEVPLEEFSEFINQQVAGGKGRLKPGQDPTAVISDMFKNQDRNQDGRITADELKLKVEEDAEKARHEEL, translated from the exons ATGTTACCGAGATTTATAGTGACTATATTCATTGCAATATCGTCCTACGTGGACTGCAACCCCGGGCCAATTGACGATGTTGTTGTGGAGCGATACTCTGTTCCTAAAATCTGTGCAAGGGAAGTAAAAAATGGGGATTTTGTTCGTTATCACTATAACGGAACATTTACTAACGGAACGCAGTTTGATTCGAG CTATGAACGGGGAACAGCTTTCTCAGGGCCAGTGGGTCAAGGCAGACAAATTGCTGGTGTGGATAAAGGCATTGTGGGAACATGCATCAATGAGCATAGGAGGCTTACTGTACCTCCACATCTGGCCTATGGCAGCCAGGGGGCAG GTGAGACTATCCCTCCTGACACCacccttgtgtttgacttggTCCTGCTGGACATATGGAACATGGCTGATCGGGTCCAGACCAGGACTCTGAACAGGCCGCAGGACTGCAAACGTGCTGTGAAGAGGTCCGATTTTGTGCGGTATCACTTCAACGGGACTCTGCTCGACGGCACCATCTTTGACTCCAG CTATGAGCGGTCACAGACACAGGACTCACTGGTGGGAGAGGGTTGGCTGGTCAAAGGTCTGGATGAGGGACTGctgggcatgtgtgtgggtgaacaGAGGAACATCGTCATCCCTCCATTCCTGGCCTATGGAGAAAAAGGATTTG GCTCTGAGATTCCTCCCCATGCCACGCTGGTGTATGATATATTGCTGGAGGACCTCCACAACCCCAAAGATGACATCACAGTGGAGCTCCAGGACGTCCCTGAACCCTGCGCACGCAAGTCTGTCCCCGGGGACTTCATCCGTTACCACTACAATGGCACTTTCCTCAATGGTGTGACCTTCGACACCAG TTACCAGAGGAAccacacatataacacatataTTGGGCTGGGCTATGTGATCCCTGGCATGGACAAAGCtctgcagggtgtgtgtgtcggggagaggaggagagttaTTGTGCCCCCACATCTGGCTTATGGACAGCAGGGAGTCG GTAAGGACATCCCAGGCTCGGCGGTGCTGGTGTTTGACATCCACGTGATCGATTTCCACAACCCCAAAGACCCCGTGCAGGTCCAGATCACCCACAAGCCTGAGCAGTGTAATGAGACAAGTGCTATCCATGATATTATTCAGTATCACTACAACTGCTCCCTACTGGACGGCAGCCGACTTTTCACTTC GAGGGTCTACGGAGGGCCTCAGGAAACGGTTTTGGGGGCAGATAAAGTGATTGATGGTTTGGATGAAGGACTGAGGGggatgtgtgtgggagagaagaGGACCGTCATTGTACCGCCACACCTGGGCCATGGAGAGAAGGgag ctgGAGATGTACCAGGGAGTGCAGTCCTTCATTTTGAGCTGGAGCTGCTGTCTCTGCAGAAGGGCATTCCTGAAGGctatctgtttgtttggctggaGGACAGTCCTGCCGAACTCTTCCAGGCAATGGATTTGAACCAAGACAAGGAAGTTCCTTTAGAGGAG TTCTCAGAGTTCATCAATCAGCAGGTGGCAGGGGGCAAAGGTCGTCTAAAGCCAGGGCAGGACCCTACGGCTGTCATTAGCGACATGTTTAAGAACCAGGACCGGAACCAGGACGGTCGGATCACCGCAGACGAACTGAAACTTAAAGTGGAAGAGGATGCAGAGAAGGCGAGACATGAGGaactgtga